The Aedes albopictus strain Foshan chromosome 1, AalbF5, whole genome shotgun sequence genomic interval agctgttatatctccggattcaatgacccgaatgcaatgaaattttgaccattcatgacttatataatgagctctgaaaaacgtttgactcaacttgaaattatttacaagagaaaaagttatagcgattccatttattttatgatttttttagtaaattgatatttttttaatatgcatcccattactttttcaatgaatttccggctatgttgttaccttctttcaaaacatatttatatttaagACAATTAGGggaaatttaaatgaactgtaattagcatcttgaattttgaaacgatgttgaaatttatgaaaatttggtattttattagaaaaataatctaatcgttgttattttcttccgtgttaagaattttaagttaagtcaaaagtattTCAagcctcattatataagtcatgaatggtcaaaatttcattgcattcggttcattgaatctggagatataacagctcaaagttggctatcgaataattctacctttttctggaatcattataacttcgtgcagaatagcccgatctttttcaaattttgttcactgatacacaactagttgatcaacttacagtaaaagtttgagaatatttaatgcacttttcgaaaagttacagctatttgaactttttttgagaatggaaaaatttgcctgtcccgatcattttgtctatcccctgtatattaacTTAATTATACTGCAATATGAACTTGAATATGAACTAGGTGAAGTCAGACCGGGTGCCAGTTATCGATACCTTACTAAGCATTCTCTGAACCTCTAATTGGTCATGGTCATGGAGTTCGCTATGTCCGGTCGGGATCCGTCTCAGCGCGGGTCGGAATTGCATGCAATTAAATATTGTAAAACACAATGTGATCAGAATCTGCCCAGTTCTTGCATAATGTATTGCCCAGCGTGTTGAAAATATAGCCATTATACCTCTGAGAATAACCTCTCATTACCCAATCTTCCCGCCTCCAAAAATGGAAGTCTTTTTGAACAAATATGTGCTTTTGTAAAGGACTATGGTGTAGATGATTTGCGGCACattctttcttgtagctttttgcaTATAGATCATATAGATCATATAGATTTGTTTCACGTAAAGGCTATGATAAAACTATGTACATCCCATTCACTCGGGGTATGTATGGACCGTATGGGCTGTTGTAATGTTGTTATTCAAGGCAAAAACATTTTGTGCTGTGATGCAGTTGCAGTCCTCGAGCAtcctaaaacaataaaaaggagaatttaatgttgttcaaatgaataaagtgacagttgaacacaaaggaatttgttaagtaccgacgacacttgacgaaactttgttaagttgtactcacactgtgtttacatttttggctgtcacccccatcgttaagtaccgacgacacttgacgaaactttgttaagttgtactcacactgtgtttacatttttggctgtcacccccatcgcaaaaagtcgtcatggattgccttattctcaggtcattttgacagatgtaacatgagcatgaaaaggacggcaacaagatcgataaagtagaatacatgatccgtctttttcgtgcatgtgtgtggtctgtcaaaatgacctgagaattgtcaaacagtttcatggctagctttgttggtgtaatgaagaattcacTTTTACTCTCTAAATTGAAATTTTAACTAGTAATTCAAAATCGAATATTCAACCGCTCGCGACGAACGCCAGTTTACTTCCTAAAAATTTGCTCTCTGCGCACTTCGTGCGCGCCAAATCCTCTTCTCGACCGCGCGCCCTTGGCGTCGCTTGTGACTCGTTGCGTTGCAAAATCCATCGCAGCAATCGGGTAGCAAagcaagttcaaaaaaaaaaatctttgagctgTCAGGATGCAGCCCGAACAGTGTTGGTTTTTgaaatacagtcgagactcttataagaccactggtcggggggcgcaataggaatccgcttaataggagactaagagcttatgggatttcggctttttgggggtgtgttaagagttagcgcaatactttcttcagcaaagttttagggctttaTAAGATCGACCATTTAGAACtatggttcatatgattagttgacaacttggccgctagagggatcatcaacagtttgatgctaaattgcactacaggaaccatcatatcaggttgtcaagcaaacgttaatttggaaggatagtttcTTAGAAAGtcggtgtctttggcaaagttgatcagtatgacataaacttacataaaaattaacacttgtgtAGAACTTTCTCAAAAGGCGGAAGTTTACCGGCGGACCAAGGGTACCTTGAACGAGCGTTTCGGATGCGAAGTGATTCCTCCGGTGGCTTGATATAGACTAACTTATAATATATTATACAAAGATTATATAGCGTTAAAATCTGTTGGTGTATTAGAGTAATGTTCAGAAAATTCACTGGGTTCTGTCCACTTCATATAGAGTCCTTTACAATCGGACACCCAGATATATGAGATGTCCTCATCGAATTCACTCAAATTCACAAAAAGTCAAAGTTCACAAAAACACCACTCCTTCCAAATCAACGGACTCACACCATCTCTTCATATGATCGGCTGCATTCACAGTCGAAAAATTTCGGCCACTCATACCTGGTACTGTAGAAACCCTGTAGCGATCGTTCGACAGCACTTCGGTGACCACAAACGGCCCTTTGAATCGGGGTTCTAACTTACAGCTGCCTCCGGCTATGTATTGGTCCTTGACCACCAACACCAGTCGTCGATCGTAGTATTTCTTCTGCTGATCTTGTTTATCTCGCGTAGTTCTCTCCACCTGCTCTCGCATTCCTTCGACTGGTGCCGACGACGATGAGTTCTCGATCGAAATGATGGACATTATTTCGTTCTGCACCACATCTTTTGGTTTATACGATCACACCAGAGCAGCAGGAGCTATTATAGTAGTAGCATTCGGTGTTGCGTTGATCACACTCTGCACAAACTTGACCTTATCGTCCCACCGTCGATCCCCGTCATCAACCATCGATCGGAGAGCAGTGAGAATAGTGCGGTTGCTTCTCTCAACCTGCCCATTACCGCGGGGTGTTCCAACTGCTACCAACACATGATCAACGCCGTAGTCTTCACAAAACTGCTTGAACACTCTGGATGTGAACGCAGTTCCACGATCAGTTATGATTCGCGACGGTAACCCAAAAACACTGGACACTTCATTGAAATCACGGGTTGCGTATTCGTGGACTTCACCGGCTTCACCAACAAGAAGTTGGAAAATCCACAAATTATCGCCAAAATGTGCTCATTTCCTTTCGCCGATCTAGGGAAAGGTCCTAGATGGCCGATGTTTACCGTGTGGAATGGTACTGGCACGGGCTTCCCCTGCTTCGCCTTGAAGAACGCACACTTGGGACACGCTGCTATATAGGCACGCACATATTTACGCAGTTTTGGGAACCAGAACATCTCACTTATCATCTTCACCACCTTTTCTTCTCCAAAATGCCCTTTTTCGTCGTGGTAGCTTCggaccagggttgttaacgttaatcaacgatcaACGTCGTTAACGTTTATTTTCATCCAAATTAACGTCAACGGCGGTGCGTTGATTTTCTTGgcaatcaacgttaacgttaacgggaTGCGTTGAATCAACGTCAACGCAACTCGTTAATCGAATCGTTAATTACCGTCCCATTTATCATGTTGTATATTTTTTTGAGGAACTCATATAGCCAAAGTGGTAAACGCGAATGACCagaatgacgggttcgattcccggtcggcgaAGGAATTGTTCGTAACAAAATATTTGTTCCTGTCACACGATATTATGAGAAAGTTTTAACTTAATAActatgaaagtgctcatagaatacttaTCTGAGAAGCATGTTTTGCCCCAGTCGGGACGTTACGCTTATGTAATGGAACCCGAAGACATTTGTTTTAATCTGAGGTTGACGAAATTGTTTCTTGCTTTCATTAGATTTGTGATAAACTATTAGGTTTTCGAAGATTCTGAACCAGCCGTCTGTTTAGGCGAACAGACGATTGGGGTGTGCATTTTATTGGTATAAGAAGCTCAGTAGGGCAGCAGCCCTCAGACTACGGCGTGTATTTACTGCAGCGCACAAGCTAATTAGGTACCATTCTTTCACTGGCAATCATTGCATTGTCGACATTTGACCcgcgagcggtcgcgtcgtgtgctgagtacacgcaccattaaAAATGCACGCTGGCACACAGCGTGAgcacggcgtcgctgcaggtagtcaaagacgcgactgctcgagggttaacttgAGACCACGTGTAGGTGCAATTTAATGTCGATCACAGCAGGCATGCATGCGCCAAACGTCAGTGTCGTGAGGAGGTGTTTTCGGTATTTTCAGACCGGTTCTGCCCAAGAAGAAGATTTGGTCTTACTCAAGAAACGAGACGCCCATAGGTacaagaaaatggttttgaattaTCAATATTTTAGAATTACAAAAGAGGATGCGGTGTTTAAGATCTTCCAGTGTTTAAGACAGAAGAAAATATTCAAAGATCTGGGTCTGAGAAATGCTGAGATTTGAACGAAGTCAAATTGCCTCCAGCTGAAACCCCAAGGTAACATCCTACTACATACCTAAACTTTTTTGATCATTTATCGGGTCTTGGGAAACAACGACTTCATGAAGTATTTCATTTTAGGCTTGAATTCAATCGTCATGATCCAATTTTTCAACAGTAGCCATGCTACATCGTCAATCTTCATACAAAATTAAACCCTAACGATTAAATTCACCTTGAGTCGAAAATACAATAAAAACctgcacagaaagaaattctgaaaacaaacttGGCTTAAGTATTGGAACGTTTCAAATCAGAATTTCCATTTAATTTCCTTAGATTTAACATGGAACAATTTCTTGCATGCAcaattgtaagcaagctccatactgcaaacaacctgtgattttacaatccaatggagaattgtgttgaaagcgatggaggtcattttgttatagTAAATTGGTGaaacaattttgaactgagtgGCGAAGCTTGGCCAAAGCCGTTATTTCCACCATGGAacgatttttatttttatttgtagtTCATTCAAATTGTCTCATGAGAAGTGATGTCTTATATGCTTCTTGAACGACTAAACTAATAATTCCACATAATAACTCGTCACCCATGTAATGGCGCccatattagtggactaataactcttcgcgcactaggcaagGTTCCAAttagtcgcttaaagagttgccacatataatgttgGGTTAGCTAGTGGAACACGGGAGTTGTGGTTTTGGTCAATATGAATGCATTATTTGACAAATCCTATCAAGACAATTTAGAATGGAGCTAAAAATGATGATAATCTAACATCTTTTGTCCAATATTAGTTCGACTGATGGTAGTTTTAAATCTTGAGAAGTTTAATCTAAATCAAATCAATAGAAAttcactagaactccaatggcgctgtagttacttttcttatttattttttttaataactttaattgttaTAACTGACTATTTTTAAGtggcccatcttgtagaggatcttttgttttgataaacaaaattcatttgacacttctagCACCGCTTCTGACGCTgtgagggcgtggcaaactagatgttagtcacacgaacagtcgcgacattggacttctgtggctaattaTTCTAATATCAAATcccatatttctgaaaattaccaAACATACTAAGCCACACTAGAAACTACCTCATCAACGCATAATTAACGGTAGCGTTGACGTTAAATCAACGCTatgcgttaacgttaacgttgatcaacgcgcctgaaaaatcaacgaaaaattcgttgatcgttacaattaacgttaacgaatcaacgaaacggcgttaatcgttgattaacgttaacaaccctgcttCGGACCATTCTCCAACGAACAGTATTCGGAACGGATCTGTTTGTCTTCGTCGCACAGTGGATCCCGCGAGAGCTTGTCGATGATCTCTAACAAGCGCTCATATTGCCTCTGCATAGTCACAAGGAAGTCCGTATTCGAGATCTCCAACACCATGATAGATTCTGCGACCGTTTCCACTTCACTCGGGTTCTCTACCGGCGCTCTGCTAAGAGCATCGACGTGCTGCATACTCGAACCACTACGGTGCTCAATTTGGAAGTCGTAtttcaacattttcaaaaaatagcGAGCAATTCTTGGGGTCATCTCTCTCTTAGCATACGTATCTCGTATTGCTGAACAATCCGTTCGGAGCACGAAGAATATCCCGATCAAGTACTGTCTGAATCTCACCACGGTCGCAACCACAGCCAATAATTCTAGCTCGTAACTGTGGTAGACAGCTTCGGACTTCAAATCCCAGGAAGCATACCGATTGTTTGGAAAAAATAACTTTTGCTCAAATTGATGGTAAAGCCTTCGTCAACAGCTCTTCGAACTTCACTAGCAGATCTTCTTCATTTTCACTAGAAATGATCAGCTCATCAATATACGCGACTACCacaattttcttcttctttagtACTTGCACCACTTTGTTCATGGCCCGTTGGAAAACTGCACAACCATTTGCTAGAGCAAACGGCATCCGTAGAAATCTGTAATGGCCATCGGTGGTAGAAAACGCCGTGTAATACTGGCTTTCCGTATCTAGCAGGATTTGATAGTAGCCGCTGTATAAATCGATTGTGATGAACAATCGAGCTCCGGACAGCTTCTACAAACACGATTCTCCGGTGGCTTGATATAGACTAACTTTTGATATATTATACAAAgagtatactgccgttctacgcccgattgtcccatgttatatgggaatcccatataacatgggacaattatgcgtataacggcagtaTATAGCGTAAATATCTGTTGGTGTATTAGTGTAATGTTCAGAAAGTTTATTGGGTTATACAGGGTTATACCCACTTCTTAAGGAGTCCTTTACAATAGTTATCAGTTTTCCAGGaaccatatttttttgaaatttcattttacAACTGAGAAACATTTTCGATCCGAAAAAAaataggagataccttgatctttCATCCGTGAATGGaaaccgatttcgaaaatattgctctataattcaataaaaaattcaaCCCAAAAAATTAAGAAATGCATCTTGTTTCGTCTCGATTGAGGGTTTTCCTTATTCGGTTATTATAATAGCATATGTTGAGGAAAGTCTACCATATCAGGATTATACGTTTAATCACTATTGAACTCCGCGTCAAACGGGGTACCGTGCACAGCACAGTCCACCAGTTGCGCTTTGAAAGCAGCAATTCCGGAAGACGTCACTCGTCTGATGGGTCCTAGATCAAGATATCGTAAGTTTGGATATTGCCTTGCCAACTCCAACGAATCCTTGTCGAACAACCAGTAGGGAAAGATCGTCACAAACCGCTTAAGTAGCGGATTCGGTGGCACATAAGCCATAAGTGTACGAACATCCCTAAGGATAAGTTCTTCCAGTTGATCTAGTTGCTGCAAGGCAAGAAGACTGCTCCAGAAGGTTAGGCCCCGAGTCGAACGATCGGAAATTTCCAGACGGTGAAGTCCTCGAAAGTTACGGCAGATGTGTCCTAGTGCCCTCCCGATGTTCCAGTCGTCTTTCAGTGTTACATCCATGGCCGTCACGTTCGGTAGTAGATGCCGTAGGCGTTCGAAGGAACTCTCACCACATTTAGAAAGCTCCAGGCTCAGGGTTTTCACGCTTACCAATGGGTTGCATTTTGAACTGGTTACTggatttttatagaattttccGAGGCCTAATGTCTGAGAAAAAAATGCAATTATTAGTTAATATGAAAACTAAAACAAATATACCAACAGTTCAACTTACCTTTAAGCATTTTAGGCGGCCCAGCAAATGAAATGGAGCCGGATCATAGGAGAAAACCTCGAATTTAAATATTTCGATTTCTGGGCAAGCCTCAGTAAGCACATCCAGTGCTATTTCTTTGACGGTGGACTCTAGTGTGACTTCCTTCAGCAGCTTAAATCCAGTGAAGAATGTTAGTAGATTGCAGTCGTTATCTGTATTGCATAGGTTTCCGCCAATTTTCAGCACTTCGGCTTTTGGAAACTGTAGCTGTTCCAAAGGAATGCAATAATCTGTCGAATACAAATCCACGTTCTTAAGCTGTGGAGCTAGCCGAAGCAAAATTGGAAAGGTATCCATTCCATCATCTGAATTTGTAAAACTGATGCTGAGTTGGGTCAAGTTGGGAACAACCAGACGTTCGGTCTGCAATACATTGTTCAACGTTCCCGTAGCTTGAAGCTGCTCCGAAATTCGGCATCCATTTGCAGGGCACCACTCCCTGATCATCCTCCCAACCATCATCTGCTGCAGTTTTGGCAAACGGTTCAACACCATACATAGATGCTTTGATTCCAAATTTCCCAGATAGACGAAACACTCCACATCTGCAAACCGATCCAGAATCTCCAGCAAATTTTCGAACTCGCTGCCTACCAACCTATCCAAGCTGTCGATTGTCAAATTTCTATAACGACGGTTGCTTTTGCGAAGAACGTGGCATTTCAACCTCAATTGAACCTTAAGCGTCACATTGCGCAACAGTCGATGACAGAACGCCAACTTTTCCCACTTTGTACACACTAGCGAAGCCGACTTACGGTCCGGCACCGGAAGAAATGAAAATATGTGCTCCACCACCTCCTCCGGAAGATCGTCGATTGGGAAAAGTTCGTtgctcatcctggaattgtacaCGAGTGTAGGAACTGTACCGAATGCAGCTTAGTTTCCTCTACCTAGGCACATTGCTCGATCAATGGCCCCAAAATGAACAGTTTCAGTAAAGCTCAGGTGCACAAATGCTTGCTTTCTCCTCAATGTTTCTATACCTAGCTAAGATGCCTTCACATTATGTACATGCATCTACATGCCGAATACATTAGTATAGCTTGCAAAGCAGAGTGGGCCGAAATTTGATATTTTGTTTACCTAAACCTACTGGGTAGCAATCAGCATGAGTAATTGATATATTGATGGGCATTAGAAGGATGCTGAAGCTTCGCATTGGAGACCCCCTGGAAGTCTTTTACAACCCTTTGAGTTCCTCTGATGCACCCTCTGAGACCTCGGGAAACCCGTGGAACTAATGATctaaactttttgcctttctcgtacactaagtgtactggaaaggctatatgttcactcaaaaaacgatttttcggctCAGagaatcaagtcgcatataccaatggactcagttcgatgatttgatatgatgtctgtatgtgtgtatgtatgtctgtgtgcaAAATAAGTTCTTTCATTTTTAAGTCatttcccattgaccgatttttagGATtacagctcgaatcgaaccggaattttaccgcattgtttgatattaaaaatggtccggatcggtcaaggcatcccagagttatggccatttcagtgatccggaatcCATTTCAGCACCGCCGGTAGAActgaccgtatataaaactgaaccaatccCCACCATGCGACACATGAAACTGCGGCGATTTGTGTAACCTTTAGCATACTTGACAAATTCTGTACGGAAATCATCACTGAAGACCGGAAATTCCACGCTGTCggcccaaaatttaagatggcaacctaatattcaagatggtgactccaaattcaagatggcggc includes:
- the LOC134287633 gene encoding uncharacterized protein LOC134287633, with the protein product MSNELFPIDDLPEEVVEHIFSFLPVPDRKSASLVCTKWEKLAFCHRLLRNVTLKVQLRLKCHVLRKSNRRYRNLTIDSLDRLVGSEFENLLEILDRFADVECFVYLGNLESKHLCMVLNRLPKLQQMMVGRMIREWCPANGCRISEQLQATGTLNNVLQTERLVVPNLTQLSISFTNSDDGMDTFPILLRLAPQLKNVDLYSTDYCIPLEQLQFPKAEVLKIGGNLCNTDNDCNLLTFFTGFKLLKEVTLESTVKEIALDVLTEACPEIEIFKFEVFSYDPAPFHLLGRLKCLKTLGLGKFYKNPVTSSKCNPLVSVKTLSLELSKCGESSFERLRHLLPNVTAMDVTLKDDWNIGRALGHICRNFRGLHRLEISDRSTRGLTFWSSLLALQQLDQLEELILRDVRTLMAYVPPNPLLKRFVTIFPYWLFDKDSLELARQYPNLRYLDLGPIRRVTSSGIAAFKAQLVDCAVHGTPFDAEFNSD